The window GCGAGGCCGGGCTCGACGTTACCGTCGATGCCATCGGCAACGTCGTCGGCGTGCGAAAGGGCGAGACGGACGGGCCGATGGTGCTCGTCGGCTCGCATATCGATACGGTGGCGACCGGCGGGCTCTATGACGGCAATCTCGGCGTCCTTGCCGGGCTGGAAGTCATCGACGTCCTCAACGATCTCGGCCTCACCACCCACCATCCCGTCGGGGTCGCCTTCTTCACCAACGAGGAGGGCGCGCGGTTTGCGCCCGACATGATGGGCAGCGGCGTGCACCAGGGATCGCTCTCTCTCGACACCTGCCTCGCCACCGCCGGCATCGACGGCGCGACCGTCGGCGAGGAACTTCGTCGCATCGGCTATGCCGGCGAGACGCCGGTCGGCTCGCTCACCCCCCGCGCGTATTTCGAACTCCATGTGGAGCAGGGGCCGGTGCTGGAGGAGGCGGGCATCGCCATCGGCGCCGTCACCGGGGTGCAGGGCATCTCCTGGACGGAGTACACCATCACCGGCGTGTCCAACCATGCCGGCACCACGCCGATGCGGCTGCGCCATGACGCCGGCTATGTGGCCGCCGAGATCGCCGTCGAAGCGCGCCGGATCGCCCGCGAATTCGGCGGCGACCAGGTGGCGACCTGCGGTGCCATCGAACTCGATCCGGGCCTTGTCAACGTCATCGCCCGCTCCGCCCGCATCACCGTCGACCTGCGCAACACCGACGATCTCCTGCTGAGGGAGGCCGAAGCGCGGATGGCGGAACGGGTCGGCGAACTGGAAAAGAGCGAGGGCGTGACGATCGCCGTTCGCAGCCTTGCCCGCTTCGCGCCGGTCGCCTTCGACGAGGCGTTCGTGTCGCTGGTCGCGGAAACGGCGCAAAAGCTCGGCCATTCGGCGATGCGCATGCCGTCCGGCGCCGGGCACGATGCGCAGATGTTTGCGCCGAACTGCCCGACGGCCATGGTGTTCGTGCCGTCGGCCGGCGGCATCAGCCACAATGTGGAAGAATACACCGCACCGGACGAGATCGCGGCGGGCGCCAATGTGCTCCTGCAGATGGTCCTGTCGGCGGCGGGGAGGTGAGGGCATGTCCCGTATCGTAAACGTCGCCGCCGCCCAGATGGGCCCGATCGCCCTTGACGAGCCGCGCTCCTCCGCCGTCTCGCGGATGATGGCGCTGCTGCGCCAAGCCAAGGACGAGCACGCGGATCTCGTCGTCTTTCCGGAGCTGGCGCTCACCACCTTCTTTCCGCGCTGGTACATGGTGACCGATGCCGAGATCGAGCGGTTCTTCGAACGCGGCATGCCGAACCCGGACGTCCAGCCGCTGTTTGACCTCGCCCGAGAGCTCCGGATCGGCTTCAATTTCGGCTATGCCGAACTGACGCCGGACGGGCAGCGCTTCAACACCGCGATCCTCGTCGACAAGGCGGGCCAGATCGTCGGCAAATACCGCAAGGTGCATCTGCCGGGGCATTTCGACAACGAGCCCTGGCGGCCGTTCCAGCACCTGGAAAAGCGCTATTTCGAGACCGGCAATCTGGGCTTTCCCGTGGTCGAAGCCTTCGGCGGCAAGGTCGGCATGTGCATCTGCAACGACCGGCGCTGGCCGGAGACCTATCGGGTGATGGGCCTGAAGGGCGCCGAGATGATCGTCCTCGGCTACAACACGCCGCTGCACTATCCGCCGGCGCCGGAGCACGACCATCTGCAGGACTTCCACAACCGGCTCGTCATGCAGGCCGGGGCGTACCAGAACGGCACCTGGGTCGTCGGCGTTGCCAAGGCCGGCCGCGAGGAGGGCTGCGATCTCATCGGCGGTTCCTGCATCGTCGCGCCGACGGGCGAGGTGGTTGCCGAATGCGCGGGTCTTGAAGACGAGGTGGTCGTTGCCCTTTGCGACCTCGACCGCTGCCAGGAGATCAAGTCCAACGTCTTCAACTTCGCGCTCCACCGGGAGCCGGAAAACTATCAACTGATCACCGCAGCCAAGGGCGCGGTCTCCGGAGACACCAAATGAGCCTCGGGCTGGAACGCGACATCATCGATCAGGCCGCCTACGACAAGAACCTGCAGCACCTGCGCGGCGCCGGCGTCACCCTGCCGAAGATCGCCGACCTTGCCGACCCGCCGGCGCGGCTGGCGGAGAAGGCGGCCGAGATCGCCGGCATCGATCCGGACACGCCCGCGGCGGAGAACCTCTTTCGCGTCCACTGGCACAACGATACGAGCCGGCGCGGCCTCGCCGACGTCCCCGATCACGTGGTGCTCGGGCCGGAGCTGACCGGGGTGGATGCCAAGATCGTGGTTGCGCTCGGCAATCGCTTTCCGATGATCCACGCCCACAAGGTTCTCGCCGCCTATGGCTGTCTGGTGCCGCGGCTGTTGTCGGGAAAATTCGATGCCGGCAGGCACCGTGCCGTCTGGCCGTCGACCGGCAACTACTGCCGCGGCGGCGTTGCCATCTCGCGCATCCTCGGCTGCCGCTCCATCGCCGTCCTGCCGGAGGGCATGAGCAAGGAGCGCTTCCGTTGGCTGGAGGAATGGACGGCGGACCCGGCCGACATCGTCCGCACGCCGGGGACGGAGAGCAACGTCAAGGAGATCTACGACGCCTGCCACGAACTGGCGAAGGACGACGAGAACATCATCTTCAACCAGTTCTCCGAATTCGGGAACTACATCGTCCACCGGGCCGTGACCGGGCCGGCGCTGGCGCGCACCTTTGCCGCTGTCGGCGAGGGCTTGAGGCCCCGCGCGTTCGTCTCGGCCTCCGGGTCGGCGGGGACGCTCGCGGCCGGCGACTTTCTGAAGGCCGAGCTCGGCACCGATATCTGCGTGGTGGAAGCCACCGAATGCCCGACGCTGCTCTATAACGGCTATGGCGAGCACAATATTCAGGGCATCGGCGACAAGCACGTGCCGCTGATCCACAACGTCCTGAACACCGATTTCGTCATCGGCGTTTCCGACCGGGCGACGGACAATCTGAACCTCGTCTTCAACACCACGGCGGGCCGCGATTATCTGCGTAACCGCACCGGGTTGTCCCAGGAGGCGCTGGCGGGTCTCGGCGATCTCGGGCTCTCCTCCATCGCCAACATCCTCGGCGCCGTCAAATACGCCAAATATATGGGGCTCGGGCCGGACGACGCCGTCCTCACGGTCGCCACCGACGGGGCGGCGATGTACGAGACCGAACTCGCTATGGCGGAGGAAAAGGTGCCGGGCGGGCGCTTCGAAGCGCTGGATGCGGCGGAGGCCTATGGCCGCTACATGCTGGGGGCTGCCACCGACCACACGGTCGAGCTCGGCCGGTTCGACTGCGAGCGGATCTTCAATCTCGGCTACTACACCTGGGTGGAGCAGCAGGGCGTCTCGCTCGCCGATTTCGACGCCCGCCGCGACCAGGCGTTCTGGGACGGGCTGATGGACCTCGTCGGTATCTGGGACGGCATGATCGAGGCCTTCAACAAGGCCTGATCGGGGTGGGTGCTATTTATGCGTAGAACGGATGATGCGTTCTACGCAGTGTTCGTACTACGGTTCCTTTAGGCTGTGGCTTCGGTTTGTTCGGCCGGCACAAGCTCTTTTGCCAGCAGGCGGAACTCGCAGGCGCGCAGGGAGGCCGCCCGCCAGATGAGGCCGATGCCGCGGGACGGCGCGCCCTCGAGGGGGCGCAGCACGATGTCGGTGCCCTCGGCGATATGGCCGTCGATGGCGAGTTGCGGCAAGAGGGTGACGCCGATGCCCGCCGCGATCATCTGCACCAGCGTATAGAGGCTCGTCGACTCGAACTGGGAGCGGCGCCGGCGTTCGCCGATCTGGCAGGCCGAGAGCGCGTGGCCGCGCAGGCAGTGGCCGTCTTCCAGGAGCAGCAGCGGTTCGGCTTCGAGATCGTCCTGGGTGATGTGCGC of the Rhodobium gokarnense genome contains:
- a CDS encoding pyridoxal-phosphate dependent enzyme, with the translated sequence MSLGLERDIIDQAAYDKNLQHLRGAGVTLPKIADLADPPARLAEKAAEIAGIDPDTPAAENLFRVHWHNDTSRRGLADVPDHVVLGPELTGVDAKIVVALGNRFPMIHAHKVLAAYGCLVPRLLSGKFDAGRHRAVWPSTGNYCRGGVAISRILGCRSIAVLPEGMSKERFRWLEEWTADPADIVRTPGTESNVKEIYDACHELAKDDENIIFNQFSEFGNYIVHRAVTGPALARTFAAVGEGLRPRAFVSASGSAGTLAAGDFLKAELGTDICVVEATECPTLLYNGYGEHNIQGIGDKHVPLIHNVLNTDFVIGVSDRATDNLNLVFNTTAGRDYLRNRTGLSQEALAGLGDLGLSSIANILGAVKYAKYMGLGPDDAVLTVATDGAAMYETELAMAEEKVPGGRFEALDAAEAYGRYMLGAATDHTVELGRFDCERIFNLGYYTWVEQQGVSLADFDARRDQAFWDGLMDLVGIWDGMIEAFNKA
- a CDS encoding M20 family metallo-hydrolase, with translation MITNHRIDLDRLMGRIKALGKIGALDGGGVCRLALSDADKAGRDLVSGWMREAGLDVTVDAIGNVVGVRKGETDGPMVLVGSHIDTVATGGLYDGNLGVLAGLEVIDVLNDLGLTTHHPVGVAFFTNEEGARFAPDMMGSGVHQGSLSLDTCLATAGIDGATVGEELRRIGYAGETPVGSLTPRAYFELHVEQGPVLEEAGIAIGAVTGVQGISWTEYTITGVSNHAGTTPMRLRHDAGYVAAEIAVEARRIAREFGGDQVATCGAIELDPGLVNVIARSARITVDLRNTDDLLLREAEARMAERVGELEKSEGVTIAVRSLARFAPVAFDEAFVSLVAETAQKLGHSAMRMPSGAGHDAQMFAPNCPTAMVFVPSAGGISHNVEEYTAPDEIAAGANVLLQMVLSAAGR
- a CDS encoding N-carbamoyl-D-amino-acid hydrolase is translated as MSRIVNVAAAQMGPIALDEPRSSAVSRMMALLRQAKDEHADLVVFPELALTTFFPRWYMVTDAEIERFFERGMPNPDVQPLFDLARELRIGFNFGYAELTPDGQRFNTAILVDKAGQIVGKYRKVHLPGHFDNEPWRPFQHLEKRYFETGNLGFPVVEAFGGKVGMCICNDRRWPETYRVMGLKGAEMIVLGYNTPLHYPPAPEHDHLQDFHNRLVMQAGAYQNGTWVVGVAKAGREEGCDLIGGSCIVAPTGEVVAECAGLEDEVVVALCDLDRCQEIKSNVFNFALHREPENYQLITAAKGAVSGDTK